tAGTGTTTACAAAGGACACCATTTCACCCACCTTTTAACTACAATGCCATGTTCATGACAAAAAAAATCCTAACTACAACGCCTCTTCTTTGGTACACTCACCAGTACACGAAGCAAGGCTGTGTTATCTACTCCTACTCCTCTATCCCGCTTAGCTAATCATCCCTATCAACACACCAAAGCACTCACACCAAATCCCAAAAAAGGAcagaaagaaaaaggcaaaaaaggagaaaaagaaaggcaagccaccatccaaactccaaagcaaATGCCAACTCCCCTCCTGCCAGCCATCCATGGCAGCATGGCCTCCCCCTGACACTCATCACTGATCtggcccaccaccaccaccctcccttccttccccgGCGAGGCACCGACGGCCATGCCCCCCGTCGCCGTCCAGCTCCACAGCCTCCTCTTcaagctcctcctccgccgccgcctctcctccctctccgccccggcgcccgcccccgccccaaCCCGCACGGCGCCGTTCGGCGTCTCGTCCCGCCCCGCCGACCAGCGCCCCTCGCCGCCCTCCAACCCGTCCTTCTCGCCCGCCTCCCCCGACGGCGTCGCCACCAAGGACCTCCACCCGGACCCACTCTCCTCCCTCCACCTCCGCTTTTTCCTCCCCAACCCcaaccaccacgccgccgcccctggtccGCGCCCCCTCCGCCGCAACTCATTCCCGCAGCGCGATCCCGCGCCGGGCCAGGACCAGCTCTCCCGCCGCGCCAGCGCCAGCTTCCACGCCGTCGGCGTCTCTCCCGAGCCCGCGACGCGCGACTACGGCGGGTACCtaccgaccgccgccgccgcgcggtccGCCGCGAGGCGGAGGCTGCCGGTGATCGTGCAGTTCCACGGGGGCGCATTCGTGACGGGCGCTGCGGACAGCGCCGCCAATGACGCCTTCTGCCGCCGCGTGGCCCGCCTCTGCGACGCCATCGTGGTGGCCGTCGGGTACCGCCTCGCGTCCGAGAGCAGGTACCCAGCGGCGTTCGACGACGGGGTCGCCGTGCTGCGATGGATCGCCAAGCAGGCCAACCTTGCCGCGTGCGGGCGGACGATGATGGGCAAGGGGACCGGCGCCGACTCGTTCGGCGCCGCGATGGTCGAACCGTGGCTCGCCGCGCACGCCGATCCGTCCAGGTGCGGTTTCTTCTTTCATGGGTCCTCATCTGTTTATAGTTTTCCAGGATTTTCGTCAAGAGTATATAAATGCAGTAATTGGACGCTGAGAATCGAGCATTCGTCCAAGCATTGTAAGATGTGTTAGTTCTATGCCTTATTGATTGATGCGTCGCGTTTGGTAGCCTGGTTGGTGATGATGTTGACTGTCTTCAATGAATGAGTGGGCGCAATATTGCTTATGCCCTTTTTTTCGGTGTTGCATCTGGGAACCTTCAATGCGTGAGATCAACTTCAGGAAATGCCTTGTCTTTTAGTGGAGCAATGAGTGCATGGATCTGCTTGTTTTAATATATGTCTGCTTCTGTTCTGATACTAGGATCAAGTTGATATGGCACTCTCAGCCAACCTTGGCATTTTGTCTGAATTAGTTGAACATGGCCAACTCAATTGCATAGTGCTGCATTCCTGCATTCTTATTGGATTCTAGAGTGTAGACAATTGACATCAATAACATGGACAACTCATCTATGATTAAATATAATAAGATGTGTGGTTCATCTGAATGTAGGTGTGAGCAATGCAAACTTATGAATGATCCTGACCAATTTAAAATATTCTTAAATTGGTAATGATTTATTTCAAGATCGTAAAAAGTTGCTATTGTTGAACCGCAGATTTTACATTTAAATCC
The nucleotide sequence above comes from Panicum virgatum strain AP13 chromosome 3K, P.virgatum_v5, whole genome shotgun sequence. Encoded proteins:
- the LOC120697035 gene encoding probable carboxylesterase 16, with product MPPVAVQLHSLLFKLLLRRRLSSLSAPAPAPAPTRTAPFGVSSRPADQRPSPPSNPSFSPASPDGVATKDLHPDPLSSLHLRFFLPNPNHHAAAPGPRPLRRNSFPQRDPAPGQDQLSRRASASFHAVGVSPEPATRDYGGYLPTAAAARSAARRRLPVIVQFHGGAFVTGAADSAANDAFCRRVARLCDAIVVAVGYRLASESRYPAAFDDGVAVLRWIAKQANLAACGRTMMGKGTGADSFGAAMVEPWLAAHADPSRCVLLGVSCGANIADYVARKAVEAGKLLDPVRVVAQVLMYPFFMGSAPTRSELKLANSYFYDKSSCLLAWKLFLPEGGFSLDHPAANPLVPGRGPPLKLMPPTLTVVAELDWMKDRAIAYSEELRKVNVDAPVLEYKDAVHEFATLDVLLKTPQAQACAEDIAIWIKKYISLRGHELSY